The genomic segment AAGCAAGGAAGGACACGGAGAGTGACGTATCCAGGAGGCTGCGGTTGTCAGCAGCCACTTAATACTTGCCTGATTGATCCGCTGATGCagtcatctgaagaaaaaggagttTTCTCCATGCGGAACCTCTACCTAGGAGTCTTTATAGTCAATTTGCTGGATAGAGAAGCGTCCTGCGAGCTGGGGAGGAGCACAGTGGAGTGAGGGATGCTCCTTATTTCTGAGATGAAACACCAGGTTGATTAGCTTATACCAAACGTATGCCATGAGTCTTCCCACGTGGTTTTTTACTTTTGcctttttctgtttcattaaatGGCCCTCTCTTCTTACTACTGAGGTTTTGCAGCATTGTAGATAATTTCGTTCCTCAaatctatatgtatgtgttttttttttaaaaaacgttCTTTCAAAATGTATGCTTTGTTTtcatacagtttttattttgacCTTTTGTAGTATGTTAGCTAGAGGACTGGTATCATCTTTCTCTAGACTGATGGccacattttaagttttatttaaatatttaagtttctATAACAAGCATTCCCTATTGAAATCACATGACTACAGGCAACACTAAACAGCCTTAGCAGgttgtatttttacatttatctatATATGGATATCtattacatctctctctctctctctctctctctatatatatatatatgtatgtatatatatatatatgtaataataacaaagaaaaaggctATGATTCTGGGAGGGAGTGAGGAGGAGAAGAcatgggaaggattagaaggaagaaaaaagaagaaacagagtgataattttataatttttaaaaattgaaaagataGACTATATAGCTGAGTTTAAATAACACATTAGCATGCGTTATATTTCTAAATGTACTGAGACTCAAGTTCCAATTAATTAAAGCAGCTACTGACTATGTATTATGTACCACAATGTTAAAGAAACattatagtatttatttattattaggtCACTTCCAATTAAGCTATGAATTTCTTTGGAAACATTTGTTGATGTtccatttaatttgtttaatCCAAATGTTTTAGCATGAATTAGTTAAAGCTGACCTTATTTTTCTGCCActatttttgttatataatatCTTCTTTTAAAACCCTTATGCCAAATAATGCAAATGTGTTTGGTCAACTGTGAATATTGAAATGAGAGTAAAACAGAATACTTCTCATTTGGATCTTTAATTACAACTTCAATATAAAGCTCACTGTAATAAATGTGCATAGGATGCAATGTCCTCAGGGATCAGGCACATCCAGCACTTGGTTTAGTGTAAAAGGTAGAGCAGTGCTGGTGGGTACAAACTTAATataatatagtaaatataataCAGCATTTGTTGATAGAATTTGAAGATAGCAGCCACAATTACTGTGCACCTATGCTATTTATTCAAAGAGATAAATTTTGAAATTCCAGAGtaagacagaaaatatattctatggGATAATGGAGGTCTAACCTACTATTGTTCACTTGCTAAATTATGTAAattggtatttgtctttctatatCTGGTACATGCCACAGAACTAGACACACTGATGTTTCCCTGTGAATCCTAGGACATTTTTTATCACAAAAATTGAGCAGATCAAAATTTTCAGAGGCCAACAAATAAGAGCTGAGGGAGATGGAAACGTGAGTAGTAAGACAGGAGGTCACATCAAGACATGAAGGAGAACGTGCCCTACTTTGTGCACCCCAATGACTGTAGCTAATGTGCCAGAAACTTCACAGTATGTAGAGGAGAATATTTTGAATGCTTGAACCATAGGAatttgtggtggtacacatatAGATTATCTAGAGTTGGTTATTATGTCATGTATAGATGCATATAGCACTATAAATATACTGTATAATTCAATAGATTCAATTATTATGtgaagttaaaatttaaattaaccttgTATGTAgcaggaaaattttcttttacatgtgcTGTTCTCTTCCCTTTGCATTTTGTGACCAAATGGAAGCTCAGAGGACGTGAGCACCAAAGTGATGAAACAGGTTTTCTTCTGGGTGCTGCGCTATGATGGTTTACTGTTCTTGTGATGCCTCGAGAAAGGTGACTGGGTTTGAAGTGCAGTCAGAATCAAGaaagcttttcttcctttccgTCTCTCAGGAACCACTTGAGATAATTAGACACTATTACCtctggagacatttttaaaaataaaatctgtatctGTCTTTGCTTATGAAGATAAtgcattatatttaattaatCACTGGGTAGAAAGtgatcatggtaaaatataatctCATGGGTATATGTGGAGCATGACCCATATTAGAGTGTATTTCCCAACTATAACATTCATTGGAAACATTTGTATTACAAGTCTTCTTGGGTACAGGCTTAGTGCAAGAGAGCAGTTGCAAGTGAATTATACCAGAGACTGCCCCCAAAAAACTCCACACTCAGACACAAAACAGAAGCTACTGTATGGATACTATAATATAAACTATAGTTTTTCTGTTCAATATTACATAGTGTTATAGATAGTAATGTAATTCCATCAGGttacttttcccttttttgttatACTAGCTATATGGAGCTGAAAAATGACACGCAAACTTTGAAATTTATTCTCCTGGGAATTTCAGAGGATCCGCTATGGCAACCATTCCTTTTCGGACTGTTTTTGTTCATGTACCTGGCCACCCTGCTTGGGAACCTGCTCATTATCATTGCCACAGTTACAGATTCCAGTCTACACACgcccatgtactttttcctctCTAACCTGTCTTTTGCTGACATTTGTTTTACCTCTGTTAGCATCCCAAAGATGCTAGTGAATATTCAGACACAGAACAAGGAGATTACATACGAAGGCTGTATTGCTCAGGTGTACTTTTTCATACTGTTTGGAATTTTGGACAACTTTCTTCTCGCCGTGATGGCCTATGACCGATACGTGGCCATCTGTCACCCTCTGCACTACACAGTCATCATGAACCGCCACCTCTGTGGGTTGCTGGTTCTTGGGTCCTGGATCGCAACAACCTTGAATTCCTTGCTACAGAGTTCAATGGCATTGCGGCTGTCCTTCTGTACTGACTTGAAAATTCCCCACTTTCTTTGTGAGCTTTATCAACTGGTTCTACTTGCCTGTAATGACACTTTTCCTAATGACATGGTGATGTTCTTTGGAGCTGTACTGGTGGGTGGTGGTCCTCTGGCTGGTATCCTTTACTCTTATTCTAAGATAGTTTCCTCCATTCGTGCAATCTCATCAGCACAGGGGAAGTACAAAGCATTTGTCACCTGTGCATCTCATCTCTCAGTTGTTTCATTGTTCTATTCTACACTCTTGGGTGTGTACCTTAGTTCTTCTGTTACCCAAAACTCACAGTCAACTGCACGAGCATCTGTGATGTACAGTGTGGTCACCCCCATGCTGAACCCTTTCATCTACAGTCTGAGGAATAAGGACCTGATGGGAGCTCTCAGAAGACTCTTCAGAAGGAAGCCATGAAAAAGACATTCTTCACGAAGTGCATTAACGTCTGGGCAGCAAATACAAGTATCACAACTCCAATCAAATAACTCCAGAGAATTTCCTCTTTCCACTTTTTCCCTagggttttgatttcttttgatgGCTTTACTGATCTTCTGTAGAATTGCTAgcaagctttttcttttctgttgtatcATGTATCACGTCACAGGCAACCTGTAGATTCTCATCTATTTTACATAGCCGTGACTTGTGCTGGTACTACGGAATAAACTGAACTTGATGAGGTCTTTGATATGATTTGAGTATAGAAGAGATTCTGTGACTGGTTTTTGCCACTTTTCTGTTCACCTCTCTATATTGCTGCCTTAACTCTTCTTACAGTGTAGCTTCAATGTTAATACTTTTATATTTGTGTAAGTGCCTAATACTGATTAGGACCCTGTCTCTATGTTCAATTTTGTGTTCATATAGCCCATTCTGTTCCTTGTTATACAATAGTAGCtaaatattcacataaaatatacatCGGTCTGTACTGGTACCATTTGCCTGTCATGACCCCTATTTTAACGACATGCTTATGTACTTTCCAGCTGTCTTGGTTAGTGGTCATCCATTTGTTAGCAttcttaactcttttttttaaggtagCTTCACTGTTCCTAAAACCTTTTGTACAGGAATATAAATTTGCAACATTAATTGTCTTAAGGGGG from the Arvicola amphibius chromosome 10, mArvAmp1.2, whole genome shotgun sequence genome contains:
- the LOC119824411 gene encoding olfactory receptor 19-like, producing MELKNDTQTLKFILLGISEDPLWQPFLFGLFLFMYLATLLGNLLIIIATVTDSSLHTPMYFFLSNLSFADICFTSVSIPKMLVNIQTQNKEITYEGCIAQVYFFILFGILDNFLLAVMAYDRYVAICHPLHYTVIMNRHLCGLLVLGSWIATTLNSLLQSSMALRLSFCTDLKIPHFLCELYQLVLLACNDTFPNDMVMFFGAVLVGGGPLAGILYSYSKIVSSIRAISSAQGKYKAFVTCASHLSVVSLFYSTLLGVYLSSSVTQNSQSTARASVMYSVVTPMLNPFIYSLRNKDLMGALRRLFRRKP